Sequence from the Clostridium botulinum genome:
CATACTTTTCATAATTTATAAGTGCTAAATCTCCTAGTTTTTTCATCATTTTAGATGCTGATGAATCCCTAACATTTAACATTTGGGCTATTTTATTTAATCTGATTGATTTTTCTTCAAGACTGCATCTGTATATCATTTCTAAGTAATCTTCCATAGCAGGAGTTAATAATTTCCTAGTTGAATTTATATTTTCATATCCTCTTACTGTATGAAAATTTTCTTTCACTTTATCACCACCAATATTTATTTATATATTTTTACTTTATGTGTATCACTTTTAAATTATTTCTCATATCTTAGTTTAGAGAAAGATTTTTAGCCTTAAGAAAAACTCTTTCTTTAAACTAAAAATTTTATATAAAAAGGAGATATACGATTTATGGATGATCATTCTTTAAGTAATATAATTTCACTTAACAAACTCCCTTTAGGGAATAAATGCAAAGTAAATAAATTGGAGGCCGATGGAATAATTAGGAGAAGATTTTTAGATCTTGGATTAATAAATGGTACTGAAGTTGAATCTTTAGGGCAAAGTCCATCTGGAGATCCTATTGCATATTTAATAAGAGGAGCCGTTATAGCAATTAGATCTGAAGATGCTTCTAAAATTTTAGTGGAAACACTTTAATATTTAAGCTTATTTCTATCTAATCTATTAATTTTATAAATAAAATTTTAAGTAATGTATAAAGGAGCTTTTTAATGGGATTAACTAACCAGTCTACTGGCACTAATGCTTTAGATAAAAATTTAAATATTGTTAGAACCTCTAAAGATGATAAAGTAATTGCACTTGCTGGTAATCCTAATGTTGGTAAAAGTACAGTTTTTAATAATTTAACTGGATTAAATCAACATACAGGTAACTGGCCTGGAAAAACAGTAACTAATGCTACGGGGAAGTATATTCATAATAAAAAAGATTTTATTTTAGTTGATATTCCTGGCACATATTCTCTTATGGCCAATTCAGTTGAAGAAGAGGTAGCTAGAGATTTTATATGTTTTGGAAACCCTGACGCTACTGTTGTTATTGTTGACGCTACATGCCTTGAAAGAAACTTAAATCTAGTACTGCAAACACTTGAGATAACCGAAAATGTTTTAGTCTGTGTTAATTTAATGAATGAAGCTAAACGAAAGGGTATAGTGATAAATTTAGAAAAACTTTCATCTTTATTAGGCGTTCCAGTAGTAGGTACAAGTGCAAATATTGGCAAAGGACTTAAAGAGTTAAAAGATGAAATTTATAATTTATCTTTTAATGGTATAAATAAAAACACGATTAGTATTAAATATAGTTCATTTATAGAAGAGTCTATATTATTAATTGAAAAATCATTTCCAGATAACTTAAAAGATAAAATAAATACTAGATGGCTTTCTTTAAAACTATTAGAGGGTGATTTAACATTATTGTCTTCAATAGATAATTATATTGGATTTAATTTGCTAGATGATACTGGCATTTCAAAGGCTATTTATAATGCTAAAGAATATTTGAAAATTAATGGATTAGATGAAAATATGCTTAGAGATGAAATTGTAACAACATTAGTACGTATTGCTGAGAAAGTAAGCAAAGATGTAGTGGCTTTTAGTCTTGAAAAATATAATGATTTCGATAGAAAAATAGATAAAGTTTTAACTTCTAAAAAATTTGGTATTCCTATAATGATATTACTTTTAGCTATAATATTTTGGATAACTATAACAGGAGCTAATGTACCATCTGAAATGCTTGCTACTGGATTGTTTTGGATTCAAGATAAGCTTTCAGCATTCCTATTTTCTTTAGGGGCTCCTGTATGGTTAGAGGGTGTATTAATTCAAGGTGTGTATAGAACTCTTGCTTGGGTTGTTTCTGTAATGTTACCTCCTATGGCAATATTTTTTCCACTATTTACTTTGCTTGAAGACTTAGGCTACTTGCCTAGAATTGCTTATAATTTAGATAATTTCTTTAAAAAATCATGTGCTTGTGGAAAACAAGCGCTTACAATGTGTATGGGATTTGGTTGTAATGCAGCAGGCATAATTGGCTGTAGAATAATAGATTCCCCAAGAGAAAGATTAATTGCTATTATAACGAATAACTTTGTTCCATGTAACGGACGATTCCCTACTTTAATTGCTATTATTACAATGTTTTTTGCAGGCATGTTTATAGGACCATTTCAATCAATAGCATCTACCCTAATCTTAACTTGTGTAATACTTTTAGGGGTATTTATGACACTTACAATTTCTAAAATATTATCAAAAACTATTTTGAAGGGAATTCCGTCTTCATTTACTTTAGAGTTACCACCTTATCGTAAACCACAAGTTGGTAAAATAATAGTTAGATCAATTTTTGATAGAACCCTATTCGTTCTTGGAAGAGCTATCGTTGTTGCCGCACCAGCTGGTTTAGTTATCTGGTTAATGGCAAACTTAAATGTTAATGGACTTAGCATATTAACTCACTGTGCTAATTTTCTTAATCCATTTGCTCACCTTATAGGATTGGATGGATATATACTTATGGCATTTATATTAGGATTTCCTGCCAATGAAATTGTAATTCCAATAATCATTATGAGCTATATGGCGACAGGAAGCATAATCGAATTAAGTAGTACAGCACAGCTTCATAGCTTGCTTATTGAAAATGGGTGGACTTGGCTTACTGCTGTGTGTGTAATGCTTTTTTCTTTAATGCATTGGCCTTGCAGTACCACATGTTTAACAATAAAAAAAGAAACTCAAAGTTTAAAATGGACGGCTATTTCATTTTTAGTTCCGACGATTACTGGAATAACTATATGTTTTATTGTTACGTCAATAGTTAGACTGCTTGGACTTGCTTAGAATAACTAGGCTCTAAATGTTTGTTAATATATACAATATGTGAAGTGTAATTGAACTTTTAAAATCATTAATAAGTATAGTCACATTTCCAGCTTGTCTCAATTTTATATTGGAACAAGCTGAAATAGGACTATACTTATTTTAGTTTTCTTAAGTTAATTTACTAAATTCACGTTGCTGATATATATCAGGACTCTGCTAGGACATAGTCAATAACTAAATTGTTTTATAGTATTTTTAGTAGATATTAGTTAAGGATTAATTTTAAATTTTCTTTTTATTTAAAGATTTAATATAAAAATATACTTTACACTTTACTAAATATTTTATATTATTTATTTTTACATTT
This genomic interval carries:
- the feoB gene encoding ferrous iron transport protein B codes for the protein MGLTNQSTGTNALDKNLNIVRTSKDDKVIALAGNPNVGKSTVFNNLTGLNQHTGNWPGKTVTNATGKYIHNKKDFILVDIPGTYSLMANSVEEEVARDFICFGNPDATVVIVDATCLERNLNLVLQTLEITENVLVCVNLMNEAKRKGIVINLEKLSSLLGVPVVGTSANIGKGLKELKDEIYNLSFNGINKNTISIKYSSFIEESILLIEKSFPDNLKDKINTRWLSLKLLEGDLTLLSSIDNYIGFNLLDDTGISKAIYNAKEYLKINGLDENMLRDEIVTTLVRIAEKVSKDVVAFSLEKYNDFDRKIDKVLTSKKFGIPIMILLLAIIFWITITGANVPSEMLATGLFWIQDKLSAFLFSLGAPVWLEGVLIQGVYRTLAWVVSVMLPPMAIFFPLFTLLEDLGYLPRIAYNLDNFFKKSCACGKQALTMCMGFGCNAAGIIGCRIIDSPRERLIAIITNNFVPCNGRFPTLIAIITMFFAGMFIGPFQSIASTLILTCVILLGVFMTLTISKILSKTILKGIPSSFTLELPPYRKPQVGKIIVRSIFDRTLFVLGRAIVVAAPAGLVIWLMANLNVNGLSILTHCANFLNPFAHLIGLDGYILMAFILGFPANEIVIPIIIMSYMATGSIIELSSTAQLHSLLIENGWTWLTAVCVMLFSLMHWPCSTTCLTIKKETQSLKWTAISFLVPTITGITICFIVTSIVRLLGLA
- a CDS encoding FeoA family protein, coding for MDDHSLSNIISLNKLPLGNKCKVNKLEADGIIRRRFLDLGLINGTEVESLGQSPSGDPIAYLIRGAVIAIRSEDASKILVETL